The Streptomyces laurentii genome contains a region encoding:
- a CDS encoding thiamine biosynthesis protein thiC (ThiC family; pfam01964;~ThiC-associated domain; pfam13667;~identified by MetaGeneAnnotator; putative;~thiamine biosynthesis protein ThiC [Streptomyces hygroscopicus subsp. jinggangensis TL01];~thiamine biosynthesis protein ThiC; Provisional) — protein MTIQDARTPASERNEPQERTPGWHKGYVEGSRPDIRVPVRQVHLTNGTDVTLYDTSGPYTDPASDTDVRRGLPPLRENWITGRGDTEEYPGRPLRPEDDGIKHTAPRGGLRNLDAVFPGRPRLPRRGRSGQAVTQLAYARRGEITPEMEFVAIRENVSPEVVREELAAGRAVLPVNVNHPEIEPMIIGKRFLVKVNANIGNSAVTSSIEEEVEKMTWATRWGADTVMDLSTGRNIHTTREWVLRNSPVPIGTVPLYQALEKVDGRAEELTWEIYKDTVVEQAEQGVDYMTVHAGVLLPYVPLTARRKTGIVSRGGSIMAAWCLAHHQENFLYTNFEELCEILAAYDVTYSLGDGLRPGSIADANDEAQFAELRTLGELNRIARRHDVQTMIEGPGHVPMHKIRENVELQQEICDEAPFYTLGPLTTDVAPAYDHITSGIGAAMIAWWGTAMLCYVTPKEHLGLPNRDDVKTGVITYKIAAHAADLAKGHPGAQEWDDALSDARFEFRWEDQFNLALDPDTAREFHDETLPAEPAKTAHFCSMCGPKFCSMKISRSITEQFGGDAPAASDEEIAAGMLRKSEEFAASGNRVYLPMAES, from the coding sequence ATGACCATTCAGGATGCACGCACGCCTGCCTCCGAACGGAACGAGCCGCAGGAGCGCACGCCGGGCTGGCACAAGGGATACGTCGAGGGCTCCCGCCCCGACATCCGGGTGCCCGTCCGCCAGGTGCACCTCACCAACGGCACGGACGTCACGCTGTACGACACGTCCGGCCCGTACACCGATCCCGCCTCCGACACCGATGTCCGCCGCGGCCTGCCGCCGCTGCGGGAGAACTGGATCACCGGCCGGGGCGACACCGAGGAGTACCCGGGCCGCCCCCTCCGCCCCGAGGACGACGGCATCAAGCACACCGCGCCGCGCGGTGGACTCAGGAACCTCGACGCCGTCTTCCCCGGCCGGCCGCGGCTGCCGCGCCGGGGCCGGAGCGGTCAGGCGGTGACCCAGCTCGCGTACGCCCGGCGTGGCGAGATCACGCCGGAGATGGAGTTCGTCGCGATCCGCGAGAACGTCTCCCCCGAGGTCGTACGGGAGGAACTCGCGGCCGGCCGCGCCGTCCTGCCGGTCAACGTCAACCACCCGGAGATCGAGCCGATGATCATCGGCAAGCGGTTCCTGGTGAAGGTCAACGCCAACATCGGCAACTCCGCCGTCACCTCCTCCATCGAGGAGGAGGTCGAGAAGATGACCTGGGCGACCCGGTGGGGCGCCGACACGGTCATGGACCTGTCCACCGGCCGCAACATCCACACCACCCGCGAGTGGGTGCTGCGCAACTCCCCCGTGCCGATCGGCACGGTGCCGCTCTACCAGGCGCTGGAGAAGGTGGACGGCCGCGCCGAGGAGCTGACCTGGGAGATCTACAAGGACACGGTCGTCGAGCAGGCCGAGCAGGGCGTCGACTACATGACGGTGCACGCCGGCGTGCTGCTGCCGTACGTGCCGCTGACCGCGCGCCGCAAGACCGGCATCGTCTCGCGCGGCGGCTCGATCATGGCCGCCTGGTGTCTCGCGCACCACCAGGAGAACTTCCTCTACACGAACTTCGAGGAGCTCTGCGAGATCCTGGCGGCCTACGACGTCACGTACTCGCTCGGCGACGGCCTGCGGCCCGGCTCGATCGCCGACGCCAACGACGAGGCGCAGTTCGCGGAGCTGCGCACGCTCGGCGAGCTCAACCGGATCGCCCGGCGGCACGACGTCCAGACGATGATCGAGGGCCCGGGCCACGTCCCGATGCACAAGATCCGCGAGAACGTGGAACTCCAGCAGGAGATCTGCGACGAGGCGCCGTTCTACACGCTCGGCCCGCTCACCACCGACGTCGCTCCGGCATATGACCACATCACCTCGGGCATCGGCGCGGCGATGATCGCCTGGTGGGGCACGGCGATGCTCTGCTACGTCACTCCCAAGGAGCACTTGGGGCTGCCGAACCGGGACGACGTGAAGACCGGCGTCATCACCTACAAGATCGCCGCGCACGCGGCGGACCTGGCGAAGGGGCATCCGGGCGCTCAGGAGTGGGACGACGCGCTGTCGGACGCGCGCTTCGAGTTCCGCTGGGAGGACCAGTTCAACCTGGCCCTCGACCCGGACACGGCACGGGAGTTCCACGACGAGACGCTGCCGGCGGAGCCCGCGAAGACGGCGCACTTCTGCTCGATGTGCGGGCCGAAGTTCTGCTCGATGAAGATCAGCAGGAGCATCACCGAGCAGTTCGGCGGGGACGCGCCGGCGGCGAGCGACGAGGAGATCGCCGCGGGCATGCTGCGGAAGTCCGAGGAGTTCGCTGCGTCGGGCAACCGGGTCTATCTGCCGATGGCGGAGAGCTGA
- a CDS encoding hypothetical protein (identified by MetaGeneAnnotator; putative;~sequence version:1), translated as MHMHVAPHLLPEDRPAFERILDDALRAVYGLQDPAAAASARPLTIAQLRTRVLDALDPLTATAAVEYDHFVRLREQAREHAREQTRSPQDGRGTDERPLHARGAGLIAVVTVLAPLLAGATAVTLLLVGAVLRLFEPVPAFADTLLTAGLFFGAAAAAGLLCGAAALLVTALRHRAAPAGTADGSAADDETARAEEAWHRALRDRGILPFLHDALAPPPEGPEHPAPDPDRLPRVGYSAPDFTGPDVPDLD; from the coding sequence ATGCACATGCACGTGGCCCCACACCTGCTGCCCGAAGACCGCCCCGCATTCGAACGGATCCTCGACGACGCGCTGCGCGCCGTGTACGGCCTCCAGGATCCCGCCGCGGCCGCAAGCGCCCGGCCGCTCACGATCGCGCAGCTGCGCACCAGGGTGCTGGACGCCCTGGACCCTCTCACCGCCACCGCCGCCGTCGAGTACGACCACTTCGTCCGCCTGCGCGAACAAGCCCGTGAGCACGCCCGCGAACAGACCCGTTCCCCCCAGGACGGCCGCGGTACGGACGAACGGCCGCTCCACGCGCGCGGGGCGGGCCTGATCGCCGTCGTCACCGTCCTCGCCCCGCTCCTCGCGGGCGCGACGGCCGTGACCCTCCTCCTGGTCGGGGCGGTCCTCCGCCTGTTCGAGCCGGTCCCCGCCTTCGCGGACACCCTGCTCACCGCGGGGCTGTTCTTCGGCGCCGCCGCCGCGGCCGGTCTGCTGTGCGGTGCCGCGGCCCTGCTGGTCACGGCCCTGCGCCACCGGGCCGCCCCGGCCGGGACCGCCGACGGGTCCGCCGCCGACGACGAGACGGCCCGCGCGGAGGAGGCCTGGCACCGGGCGCTGCGGGACCGGGGAATCCTCCCCTTCCTGCACGACGCCCTCGCTCCGCCGCCGGAGGGTCCGGAGCATCCCGCCCCGGACCCCGATCGCCTCCCCCGGGTCGGCTACAGCGCCCCGGACTTCACCGGCCCCGACGTCCCCGACCTCGACTGA
- a CDS encoding yibE/F family protein (PFAM: YibE/F family protein; KEGG: sgr:SGR_3654 hypothetical protein;~YibE/F family protein [Streptomyces sp. SirexAA-E];~YibE/F-like protein; pfam07907;~identified by MetaGeneAnnotator; putative): MTSTHHTPDPHGPSQGHSHHHGPAAPVSRHLRKVIAAVLVPFAAAVVVGLVMLWPGSAPAHHRTGVGFDRQTEQGRVASVETIDCEDAGVAAMPGAGQPEPAPRADTAAKACGKATVEVTTGPHKGRTFTEIVPPDAPRQLHERQGVIVAYAPDAPRELQYGVTDVNRKVPLAVLAGIFALVVVLVGRMRGVTALIALAVSFAILTLFILPAIIQGSNPLVVAVVGSSAIMLIALYMCHGLSARTSVAVLGTLVSLLLIGLLGSFFIGWAALSGNTDDNTGLIHGLYPDIDMSGLLLAGIIIGSLGVLDDVTVTQTSAVWELHQADPDMGPRALYRAGIRIGRDHIASVVNTLVLAYAGAALPLLLLFSIAQSSVGTVANSELVAEEIVRTLVGSIGLVAAVPVTTALAALVVSADRPGAGDAPVGREGGQPAGRPAGRSGRTGRGGRRRRAR; encoded by the coding sequence GTGACTTCGACGCACCACACCCCCGATCCGCACGGTCCGTCCCAGGGGCACAGCCATCACCACGGGCCGGCCGCCCCCGTCTCCCGGCATCTGAGAAAGGTCATCGCCGCGGTCCTCGTCCCCTTCGCCGCCGCCGTGGTCGTCGGCCTGGTGATGCTGTGGCCGGGCAGCGCCCCGGCGCACCATCGCACGGGGGTCGGCTTCGACCGGCAGACCGAACAGGGCCGGGTCGCCTCGGTCGAGACCATCGACTGCGAGGACGCGGGCGTCGCCGCGATGCCGGGCGCCGGCCAGCCGGAGCCGGCGCCGCGGGCGGACACGGCGGCCAAGGCGTGCGGAAAGGCGACCGTCGAGGTCACGACGGGTCCCCACAAGGGCCGCACCTTCACCGAGATCGTCCCGCCGGACGCGCCGCGGCAGCTCCACGAGAGGCAGGGGGTGATCGTCGCGTACGCGCCGGACGCGCCGCGCGAACTCCAGTACGGGGTCACCGACGTGAACCGGAAGGTGCCGCTCGCCGTACTCGCCGGCATCTTCGCGCTCGTCGTCGTGCTGGTCGGCCGGATGCGCGGCGTGACGGCCCTGATCGCACTCGCCGTGAGCTTCGCGATTCTGACCCTGTTCATTCTCCCGGCGATCATCCAGGGGTCGAATCCGCTGGTCGTCGCCGTCGTCGGATCGAGCGCGATCATGCTGATCGCGCTCTACATGTGTCACGGGCTCTCCGCACGCACCTCGGTGGCGGTGCTCGGCACGCTCGTTTCGCTGCTGCTGATCGGCCTGCTCGGCTCGTTCTTCATCGGCTGGGCCGCGCTCAGCGGCAACACGGACGACAACACCGGCCTCATCCACGGCCTCTACCCGGACATCGACATGTCGGGTCTGCTGCTCGCCGGCATCATCATCGGCTCGCTCGGCGTGCTCGACGATGTGACGGTCACCCAGACCTCGGCGGTCTGGGAACTGCATCAGGCGGACCCGGACATGGGGCCGCGGGCGCTCTACCGGGCGGGCATCCGGATCGGCCGGGACCACATCGCCTCGGTGGTGAACACCCTGGTGCTCGCCTACGCGGGTGCGGCGCTGCCGCTGCTGCTGCTCTTCTCCATCGCGCAGAGCAGCGTGGGCACCGTGGCCAACAGCGAACTGGTCGCGGAGGAGATCGTCCGGACCCTGGTCGGGTCGATCGGTCTGGTCGCGGCGGTACCGGTCACCACCGCGCTCGCGGCGCTCGTGGTGTCGGCGGACCGGCCGGGCGCAGGGGACGCGCCGGTGGGCCGGGAGGGGGGACAGCCGGCGGGACGGCCGGCGGGGCGGAGCGGTCGGACAGGCCGCGGCGGTCGGCGGCGCCGGGCCAGGTGA